Proteins co-encoded in one Prunus persica cultivar Lovell chromosome G6, Prunus_persica_NCBIv2, whole genome shotgun sequence genomic window:
- the LOC18773063 gene encoding pectinesterase — protein MELVQNVASVIPRIRVYADAQDDHDDHDRNLNIAISHCADVLGSTYEALNWSLSAIHHDPKGYTQYYRTNTDVISHARARLDANLGSQKTCMEVFDGTKYSMAAQSFKQVTTSTQELLSMLQVPPGRGRRAANAGLKFLQTPNVTVCKAGNGNFRTIMEAVAAAPNHSRDHFVIFVKKGFYKENVKIDSQKWNLVMIGEGMDVTTISGSRSFRDGWSTFDSPTFAVSAEGFIAMDMGFENAAGPEGLQAVALLSASDGAVFYRCKISGYQDSLCVHVGRQFYRDCQISGSVDFIFGYGTAVFQNCALIVRKNVIGKISVVTAHGRYALNDSSGFSFQSCKIYADPDFIGEAYLGRPWGKYSRTVFIQSYISNVIMPEGWLEFRGSFGTDTLYYGEYMNMGPGAELAGRVKWTGYHVIANPSEADWFTAAKFIDGNSWLPSLGIPYIQGLKP, from the exons ATGGAACTTGTCCAAAATGTGGCCTCTGTCATTCCCCGCATCCGCGTGTATGCTGATGCTCAGGATGACCATGATGATCATGATCGAAATCTTAATATTGCTATTTCACATTGTGCAGATGTGCTTGGCTCAACTTATGAAGCCTTGAATTGGTCTCTTTCCGCCATTCATCACGACCCGAAAG GTTATACACAATACTATCGCACAAATACTGATGTCATTTCCCATGCAAGAGCAAGGTTGGATGCAAACCTCGGCAGCCAAAAAACATGCATGGAAGTGTTTGATGGCACCAAATATTCCATGGCAGCACAGAGCTTCAAGCAAGTGACCACATCAACCCAAGAGTTGCTTAGCATGTTGCAAGTACCACCTGGCCGTGGCCGCAGAGCAGCTAATGCTGGCCTAAAATTTTTGCAAACGCCAAACGTTACGGTTTGTAAAGCTGGGAATGGGAATTTTAGAACAATAATGGAGGCCGTAGCTGCTGCACCAAACCATAGCCGAGATCATTTTGTGATATTTGTTAAGAAAGGATTTTACAAAGAAAACGTGAAAATCGATAGCCAAAAGTGGAATTTGGTCATGATTGGCGAGGGTATGGACGTTACTACCATATCTGGCAGTAGAAGCTTTCGCGATGGTTGGTCAACATTTGATTCACCAACATTTG CGGTATCGGCCGAAGGATTCATTGCAATGGACATGGGGTTTGAGAACGCTGCAGGACCAGAAGGTTTGCAGGCAGTTGCACTTCTATCCGCCAGCGATGGTGCTGTCTTCTATCGCTGCAAGATCAGTGGATACCAAGACTCATTGTGTGTACATGTCGGCCGTCAGTTCTATCGAGACTGCCAAATCAGTGGCAGTGTCGACTTCATCTTTGGCTATGGCACTGCTGTTTTCCAAAATTGTGCACTCATTGTCAGGAAAAATGTAATAGGCAAAATCAGCGTGGTCACAGCGCATGGCCGATATGCCCTAAACGACTCATCAGGCTTCTCCTTCCAATCATGCAAGATCTATGCAGACCCCGATTTCATAGGCGAAGCGTATCTTGGTCGACCTTGGGGTAAATATTCACGGACAGTGTTCATACAATCATATATAAGCAATGTTATAATGCCCGAAGGTTGGCTTGAATTCAGAGGGAGTTTTGGGACTGACACACTGTATTATGGTGAGTACATGAACATGGGGCCAGGTGCGGAGCTTGCAGGCCGAGTCAAGTGGACGGGATATCATGTGATTGCCAACCCATCGGAGGCTGACTGGTTTACGGCGGCCAAGTTTATTGACGGGAACTCATGGCTGCCATCCTTAGGTATCCCATACATACAAGGATTGAAGCCTTAA